Proteins encoded in a region of the Streptomyces akebiae genome:
- a CDS encoding metal-dependent hydrolase has product MMGPAHSLSGAAAWLGVGAAAAAAGHTMPWPVLLVGALICAGAALAPDLDHKAATISRSFGPLSRWVCEIVDKLSYAVYKATKKQGDPRRSGGHRTLTHTWLWAALLGGGASVTAITGGRWAVLAILFVHLVLAIEGLLWRATRGASSDVLVWLLAATSAWILAGVLDKPGNGADWLFTQPGQEYLWLGLPIVLGALVHDIGDSLTVSGCPILWPIPIGRKRWYPVGPPKAMRFRAGSWVELRVLMPVFMVLGGVGAAAALNVI; this is encoded by the coding sequence ATGATGGGACCAGCACACTCACTGTCGGGAGCCGCGGCCTGGCTCGGCGTAGGAGCCGCAGCGGCCGCCGCGGGGCACACGATGCCCTGGCCGGTGCTCCTGGTCGGTGCGCTGATCTGCGCGGGCGCCGCACTCGCCCCGGACCTGGACCACAAGGCGGCCACGATCTCCCGCTCCTTCGGTCCGCTGTCACGCTGGGTGTGCGAGATCGTCGACAAGCTGTCGTACGCCGTCTACAAGGCGACCAAGAAGCAGGGCGACCCGCGTCGCTCGGGTGGGCACCGCACGCTCACGCACACCTGGCTGTGGGCGGCGCTGCTCGGTGGCGGTGCGTCTGTCACCGCGATCACAGGGGGCCGCTGGGCGGTGCTGGCCATTCTCTTCGTGCATCTGGTGCTGGCCATCGAGGGTCTTTTGTGGCGGGCGACCCGGGGGGCGAGCAGCGATGTGCTGGTGTGGCTGCTGGCGGCGACCAGTGCCTGGATCCTCGCGGGTGTCCTGGACAAGCCCGGCAACGGGGCGGACTGGCTGTTCACACAGCCGGGCCAGGAGTACCTGTGGCTCGGGCTGCCGATCGTGCTCGGCGCGCTGGTGCACGACATCGGGGACTCGCTGACCGTGTCGGGGTGCCCGATCCTGTGGCCGATACCGATCGGGCGCAAGCGCTGGTACCCCGTGGGGCCACCGAAGGCGATGCGGTTCCGGGCCGGCAGCTGGGTCGAGCTGCGGGTGCTGATGCCGGTGTTCATGGTGCTCGGGGGAGTGGGCGCGGCGGCAGCTCTGAACGTCATCTGA
- a CDS encoding DUF5709 domain-containing protein — MDRAGGWGDDVYQPDGSEIQDDAGLLDAEDTLVADGVADPLDRGWSPPERPWAVEHTGVTAAERLRGETLEQRLAEELPDIAYPDGDGIGDSQDTDGEPLDNEVGDLRSGRLVAPDEGAHEDEESGLIATDVGIDGAAASAEEAAMHIVDEDSHPS, encoded by the coding sequence GTGGACAGAGCCGGCGGATGGGGAGACGACGTCTACCAGCCAGACGGATCCGAGATCCAGGACGACGCGGGGCTGCTGGACGCCGAGGACACCCTGGTCGCCGACGGTGTGGCCGACCCTCTCGACCGGGGCTGGTCCCCACCCGAGCGGCCATGGGCGGTGGAGCACACCGGTGTGACGGCGGCGGAGCGGCTGCGCGGCGAGACCCTGGAGCAGCGCCTCGCCGAGGAGCTCCCGGACATCGCCTACCCCGACGGGGACGGCATCGGCGACTCCCAGGACACCGACGGCGAGCCGCTGGACAACGAGGTGGGAGACCTCCGCTCCGGCCGTCTGGTCGCCCCCGACGAGGGCGCGCACGAGGACGAGGAGAGCGGGCTGATCGCCACTGATGTAGGCATCGACGGAGCGGCCGCCTCCGCCGAGGAGGCCGCCATGCACATCGTGGACGAGGACTCCCACCCGAGCTGA
- a CDS encoding ABC transporter ATP-binding protein, protein MIGVAPPAYDPAAPTTANTLPVGAPATVRAYVAELFRRHRRAFVLLITVNTIAVVASMAGPYLLGALVERVSDGARELHLEVTAAVFVAALVVQAVFVREVRLRGAMLGERMLADLREDFLVRSVGLPPGVLERAGTGDLLSRITTDIDRLANAMREAVPQLAIGVVWVALLLGGLAVTAPPLALAVLLALPLLVVGCRWYFKRAPSAYRSESAGYAAVAAVLAETVDAGRTVEAHRLGTRRIDLSDQRVREWTAWERYTLWLRSVLFPVINFTHTTVLGSVLIIGGVFVLKGWIGLGQLTTGALIAQMLVDPINLILRWYDELQVAEVSLARLVGVRDIEPDAGDPTVAPEGRHVHADRVRFGYREGVDVLRKVSLEVAPGTRLALVGPSGAGKSTLGRLLAGIYAPRDGRVTLGGAELSRMPAEDVRSHVALVNQEHHVFVGSLRDNLLLARTGAQDAELWAALGAVDADTWARALDEGLDTEVGSGGFTLTPAQAQQIALARLVLADPHTLVLDEATSLLDPRAARHLERSLARVLDGRTVVAIAHRLHTAHDADVIAVVENGRISELGSHDQLVAADGAYAALWRSWHG, encoded by the coding sequence ATGATCGGCGTGGCGCCCCCGGCCTACGACCCGGCCGCCCCGACAACGGCGAACACCCTGCCCGTCGGCGCCCCCGCGACCGTACGCGCCTACGTGGCCGAACTGTTCCGCCGGCACCGCCGGGCGTTCGTCCTGCTCATCACCGTCAACACCATCGCGGTCGTGGCCTCGATGGCGGGCCCCTACCTGCTCGGCGCACTCGTCGAACGGGTCTCCGACGGGGCGCGCGAACTCCATCTGGAAGTCACCGCGGCGGTGTTCGTCGCCGCCCTCGTCGTCCAGGCCGTCTTCGTACGGGAGGTACGTCTGCGCGGCGCCATGCTCGGCGAGCGGATGCTGGCCGACCTGCGCGAGGACTTCCTCGTGCGGTCGGTCGGCCTGCCGCCGGGTGTCCTGGAACGTGCCGGCACGGGTGACCTGCTCTCCCGCATCACCACGGACATCGACCGGCTCGCCAACGCCATGCGTGAAGCCGTGCCCCAGCTGGCCATCGGCGTGGTCTGGGTGGCCCTGCTCCTCGGCGGCCTGGCCGTGACCGCTCCCCCGCTGGCGCTCGCCGTCCTGCTGGCCCTGCCGCTGCTGGTGGTCGGCTGCCGCTGGTACTTCAAGCGCGCCCCCTCCGCCTACCGCTCGGAGTCCGCGGGGTACGCCGCCGTCGCCGCCGTGCTCGCGGAGACGGTGGACGCCGGCCGCACCGTCGAGGCCCACCGCCTCGGCACACGCCGCATCGACCTCTCCGACCAGCGGGTCCGTGAGTGGACCGCCTGGGAGCGGTACACGCTGTGGCTGCGGTCGGTGCTCTTCCCCGTCATCAACTTCACGCACACCACGGTCCTCGGGTCCGTCCTGATCATCGGCGGGGTGTTCGTCCTGAAGGGCTGGATCGGGCTCGGGCAGCTCACCACGGGCGCGCTCATCGCCCAGATGCTCGTCGACCCCATCAACCTCATCCTCCGCTGGTACGACGAACTGCAGGTTGCCGAGGTGTCGCTGGCCCGTCTGGTAGGGGTACGGGACATCGAGCCGGACGCGGGCGACCCGACCGTGGCTCCCGAGGGGCGCCATGTCCACGCCGACCGGGTGCGCTTCGGGTACCGCGAAGGCGTGGACGTCCTGCGCAAGGTGTCCCTGGAGGTCGCGCCGGGCACCCGGCTCGCGCTCGTCGGCCCCTCCGGCGCGGGCAAGTCGACCCTGGGCCGACTGCTCGCCGGGATCTACGCGCCCCGCGACGGCCGCGTCACCCTCGGTGGTGCCGAGCTGTCCCGGATGCCCGCCGAGGACGTCCGCTCCCACGTCGCCCTGGTCAACCAGGAGCACCACGTCTTCGTCGGCTCCCTCCGCGACAACCTGCTCCTGGCCCGCACCGGCGCGCAGGACGCCGAGCTGTGGGCAGCGCTGGGCGCGGTCGACGCCGACACCTGGGCACGGGCACTGGACGAGGGGCTGGACACCGAGGTCGGTTCCGGCGGGTTCACGCTCACCCCGGCGCAAGCCCAGCAGATCGCACTGGCCCGGCTGGTCCTGGCCGACCCGCACACGCTGGTCCTGGACGAGGCGACCTCTCTTCTCGACCCACGGGCGGCCCGCCATCTGGAACGCTCCCTCGCCCGCGTCCTCGACGGCCGGACCGTCGTCGCCATCGCCCACCGCCTGCACACCGCCCACGACGCCGACGTCATCGCCGTCGTCGAGAACGGCCGCATCAGCGAGCTGGGCAGCCACGACCAGCTCGTCGCGGCGGACGGCGCGTACGCCGCACTGTGGAGGTCGTGGCACGGCTGA
- a CDS encoding ABC transporter transmembrane domain-containing protein: MQIQDLPYKDPGVPDARSGPRFLWWLGRNQLGGQFKALAWGLLHFTSVAGLPFCVGFAIQAVVDRSGSRLALAGVVMMVCGFTIALGDTFLHRAAVTNWITAAARVQQLLARKTAQLGSALTRRVAAGEVVAVSTGDVEKIGWFVEAISRFTAAALTVVLVCVGLVVYQPALGIVVAIGVPVLALAVLPLLPRATRRADLQREKAGRATELASDTVAGLRVLRGIGGEDLFLDRYRRASQEVRHAAVRSARMWALISGIQVLLPGLLMIAVVWHGVGLAREGRITVGELVTVYSAVMLLAYPLRHFEEIAMAYSFSRPSAKRAAGVLSLERATDTEGSREAAVPTGDLYDPATGLLAPTGCLTAVVCGDPDAAGRLAERLGGHAAEEGTSVLLGGVPLDELPLDSARTAVLVQDKDPVLLSGTLRELLDVPSSGQVTAVEALNAAQCGDVLDALVQGSLDAEDPMDARITERGRSLSGGQRQRLALARSLITDPKVLVLDEPTSAVDSHTEARVADGIRSLRAGSTTVVFTSSPLLLDLADRVVLVHDGEVAAVGLHHDLVRKEPRYRAVVTRETDEEADERTALTGRPQDRKTALSEVLDELEEIEETA, translated from the coding sequence ATGCAGATTCAAGACCTTCCGTACAAAGACCCGGGTGTGCCGGACGCGCGCTCGGGCCCACGATTCCTGTGGTGGCTCGGCCGGAATCAGCTGGGCGGACAGTTCAAGGCGCTGGCGTGGGGGTTGCTGCACTTCACGTCCGTGGCCGGACTGCCGTTCTGTGTCGGCTTCGCCATCCAGGCCGTGGTCGACCGCTCCGGATCCCGACTCGCCCTCGCGGGGGTGGTGATGATGGTGTGCGGCTTCACCATCGCGTTGGGCGACACCTTCCTGCACCGGGCCGCCGTCACCAACTGGATCACGGCCGCCGCCCGCGTCCAGCAGTTGCTGGCCCGCAAGACGGCCCAGCTCGGCTCAGCGCTGACCCGCCGGGTCGCAGCCGGAGAGGTGGTCGCGGTCTCCACCGGCGACGTCGAGAAGATCGGCTGGTTCGTCGAGGCCATCTCCCGCTTCACCGCCGCCGCCCTCACCGTGGTGCTGGTCTGCGTCGGCCTGGTCGTGTACCAGCCCGCCCTGGGCATCGTCGTCGCCATCGGAGTCCCCGTCCTCGCCCTGGCCGTGCTTCCGCTGCTGCCCCGCGCGACCCGCCGCGCCGACTTGCAGCGCGAGAAGGCCGGCCGCGCCACCGAGCTGGCCTCCGACACCGTCGCGGGCCTGCGCGTGCTGCGCGGCATCGGCGGCGAGGACCTCTTTCTGGACCGCTACCGCCGCGCCTCCCAGGAGGTCCGCCACGCCGCCGTCCGCAGCGCCCGTATGTGGGCGCTCATCTCCGGCATCCAGGTGCTGCTGCCGGGACTGCTGATGATCGCGGTCGTCTGGCACGGCGTGGGTCTCGCCCGAGAGGGCCGCATCACGGTCGGCGAACTGGTCACGGTGTACAGCGCGGTCATGCTGCTGGCGTACCCGCTCAGACACTTCGAGGAGATCGCGATGGCGTACTCCTTCTCCCGCCCGTCCGCCAAGCGGGCCGCCGGAGTGCTGTCACTGGAGCGGGCCACGGACACCGAGGGGTCCCGAGAGGCCGCCGTGCCCACCGGAGACCTGTACGACCCGGCCACCGGGCTGCTCGCCCCAACCGGGTGTCTCACGGCGGTGGTGTGCGGTGACCCGGACGCGGCCGGACGACTGGCGGAACGGCTGGGCGGCCACGCCGCCGAGGAGGGCACCTCCGTGCTCCTCGGCGGTGTCCCGCTCGACGAACTGCCCCTCGACTCCGCCCGCACGGCCGTCCTCGTCCAGGACAAGGACCCGGTGCTGCTCTCCGGCACTCTGCGCGAACTCCTCGACGTCCCCTCCTCGGGCCAGGTCACCGCCGTGGAGGCGCTGAACGCCGCCCAGTGCGGTGACGTACTGGACGCCCTGGTCCAGGGATCACTGGACGCCGAGGACCCGATGGACGCGCGGATCACCGAACGCGGGCGGTCCCTGTCCGGCGGCCAGCGCCAGCGACTCGCCCTGGCCCGCTCCCTGATCACGGATCCCAAGGTGTTGGTCCTCGACGAGCCGACCTCTGCCGTCGACTCGCACACCGAGGCCCGGGTCGCCGACGGCATCCGCTCGCTGCGGGCGGGCAGCACGACGGTCGTGTTCACCTCCTCGCCCCTCCTGCTCGACCTCGCCGACCGCGTCGTGCTCGTCCACGACGGTGAGGTCGCGGCGGTCGGCCTGCACCACGACCTGGTCCGCAAGGAACCCCGGTATCGGGCCGTCGTCACCCGCGAGACCGACGAGGAGGCCGACGAGAGGACCGCCCTCACCGGCCGGCCGCAAGACCGCAAGACCGCTCTCAGCGAAGTGCTGGACGAACTGGAAGAGATCGAGGAGACCGCATGA
- a CDS encoding peptide-N4-asparagine amidase: MRSRIIMSMLTGATLLASTLLGATPAQSAGTPDESVAASARSAATPFRTGASPAVPAEFGSDWHDPITAAPAVARPENTKSCEVTVAEAQFKDFTPYRGTYAPPGECGKRWSKVVLRLDGKVKGRQFDRLGHLHIGGVEVFRTSTPQPSPDGIEWSVEKDVTRYSDTLRTEQPVEMLIGNVVDDTYTGILDVKVTLTFYVGRPDARTARTVPDRVLTLQDGTSLTTPRNTERVIAEVYATGSGGGCEEYWYLTVPDEAPYSCKADDGPYREVRIAVDGQLAGIAAPFPNVWTGGWSNPFLWYVVPGLRAFDIQPLRYDLTPFAGLLNDGRPHRIEVSVAGVPEGQSGWSTPVNVLVWQDEKSEHVTGALTKVREGDFANTTTYTPGAEHRLDTEGSHRLTVAGYVDTSHGRVTTTVRRSLVNTSTHTWSDGENPDALDATWSDDETVTVSGGSGGAGRGQDRATRVQRSYTMDGTTTLGAGERLRTVLTLGDRATVTETHGGRRTAWSRLDDTYTGDATYTANVPRDQRHAVGTTSERYRTYGSDGCYDRSLVSVQGVLTQDRMGC, translated from the coding sequence ATGAGAAGCCGGATCATCATGTCCATGCTCACCGGGGCGACCCTCCTGGCGAGCACCCTCCTCGGGGCCACCCCCGCCCAGTCCGCCGGGACCCCCGACGAATCCGTCGCCGCTTCCGCCCGATCCGCCGCAACCCCCTTTCGGACCGGTGCTTCGCCCGCCGTCCCCGCCGAGTTCGGCTCCGACTGGCACGATCCGATCACCGCTGCCCCGGCCGTCGCCAGACCCGAGAACACGAAATCGTGCGAAGTGACGGTCGCCGAGGCGCAGTTCAAGGACTTCACGCCGTACCGGGGGACCTACGCGCCGCCGGGGGAGTGCGGGAAGAGATGGAGCAAGGTCGTCCTGCGGCTCGACGGCAAGGTCAAGGGCCGCCAGTTCGACCGTCTCGGCCATCTGCACATCGGCGGCGTCGAGGTGTTCCGGACGTCGACCCCGCAGCCCTCGCCCGACGGCATCGAGTGGTCCGTGGAGAAGGACGTCACGCGCTACAGCGACACCCTGCGTACCGAGCAGCCGGTCGAGATGCTCATCGGCAACGTCGTCGACGACACGTACACCGGCATCCTCGACGTCAAGGTCACGCTGACCTTCTACGTCGGCCGGCCCGACGCGAGAACGGCGAGAACCGTCCCCGACCGTGTCCTCACTCTCCAGGACGGCACCAGCCTCACCACCCCGCGCAACACCGAACGCGTCATCGCCGAGGTGTACGCGACCGGGTCCGGCGGCGGTTGCGAGGAGTACTGGTACCTGACGGTGCCCGACGAGGCGCCGTACTCCTGCAAGGCTGACGACGGGCCCTACCGTGAGGTGCGGATCGCGGTGGACGGGCAACTGGCCGGAATCGCCGCGCCGTTCCCGAACGTGTGGACCGGCGGCTGGTCCAACCCCTTCCTCTGGTACGTCGTCCCCGGGCTCCGCGCCTTCGACATCCAGCCCCTCCGCTACGACCTCACCCCCTTCGCCGGACTCCTCAACGACGGGCGCCCGCACCGGATCGAGGTGTCCGTCGCCGGTGTGCCCGAGGGGCAGAGCGGCTGGAGCACCCCGGTCAACGTCCTGGTCTGGCAGGACGAGAAGAGCGAGCACGTCACCGGCGCCCTCACGAAGGTGAGGGAGGGCGACTTCGCCAACACGACCACGTACACGCCCGGTGCGGAGCACCGCCTCGACACCGAGGGGAGCCATCGGCTGACCGTCGCCGGCTACGTCGACACCTCCCACGGCCGGGTCACGACCACCGTTCGCCGCAGCCTCGTCAACACCTCCACGCACACCTGGTCGGACGGCGAGAACCCCGACGCGCTCGACGCGACGTGGAGCGACGACGAGACGGTCACCGTGAGCGGAGGCAGCGGAGGAGCCGGACGTGGGCAGGACCGGGCGACGCGTGTCCAGCGGTCGTACACGATGGACGGAACGACCACGCTCGGCGCGGGAGAGCGGCTGCGGACCGTGCTCACGCTCGGCGACCGGGCGACGGTCACCGAGACGCACGGCGGGCGGCGCACGGCGTGGTCCCGGCTCGACGACACCTACACCGGTGACGCCACGTACACCGCGAACGTACCGCGCGACCAGCGGCACGCCGTCGGGACGACGAGCGAGCGCTACCGAACCTACGGGTCGGACGGATGCTACGACCGTTCGCTGGTCTCCGTACAGGGAGTGCTGACCCAGGACCGTATGGGCTGTTGA
- a CDS encoding cation:dicarboxylate symporter family transporter produces the protein MPQSVPSLPRRVARMLRTSLFAQVGVALVLGIVVGRLWPDTATTFQPLGDGFIRLIKTVISPLVFCVVVVGIAKAGNLKAFGRIGLKALIWFEVASTAALLIGLVAANVFGPGSGMNVDPSKLDTSAVDAKTAGGELPTTSEFILNALPQSAIGAFAENALLQVLVLACLTGAALLHLGHTKVPKILPAIEQAQEVIFAIVGFVMKLAPLAVFGAMVHLVGEYGLGVMKTYAKLIILCYAVAAAFLVLLGVALKLMTGLSLWKFVRYTRAEMLLALGTASSESVMPRMMQKLRQAGARDDAVGLVLPTGYSFNLDGASIYLSIGTLFIAQAVGVDLSLSQQVTVVLVLMLTSKGMAGIPGSAFLALSATASSLGAIPAGAVALLLGVDRIMDSMRVVTNLLGNCVAVFAVSKWEGALDTDRAKKMLDGEIEFVEEEDEPGKPPAKAEGDAEGEAEGTHSEAGVPALSKGETKEAASGVS, from the coding sequence GTGCCGCAGTCCGTACCGTCCCTGCCGCGACGCGTCGCACGCATGCTGCGTACCTCATTGTTCGCGCAAGTCGGAGTCGCGCTTGTGCTCGGAATCGTCGTCGGAAGGTTGTGGCCGGACACGGCCACGACCTTCCAACCGCTCGGCGACGGTTTCATCCGGCTCATCAAGACCGTCATCTCGCCACTCGTGTTCTGCGTGGTCGTCGTCGGCATCGCCAAGGCCGGCAATCTGAAGGCCTTCGGACGGATCGGGCTCAAGGCCCTGATCTGGTTCGAGGTCGCCTCGACGGCCGCGCTGCTCATCGGTCTGGTCGCCGCCAACGTCTTCGGTCCCGGCTCGGGCATGAACGTCGACCCCTCGAAGCTCGACACCTCGGCGGTCGACGCGAAGACCGCCGGCGGTGAGCTGCCGACGACGAGCGAGTTCATCCTCAACGCGCTGCCCCAGAGCGCGATCGGCGCGTTCGCCGAGAACGCGCTGCTCCAGGTGCTCGTGCTCGCCTGCCTCACCGGCGCCGCGCTGCTGCACCTCGGGCACACCAAGGTGCCCAAGATCCTGCCCGCCATCGAGCAGGCCCAGGAGGTCATCTTCGCGATCGTTGGCTTCGTCATGAAGCTGGCCCCGCTCGCCGTGTTCGGCGCGATGGTCCACCTGGTCGGTGAGTACGGCCTGGGCGTGATGAAGACCTACGCCAAGTTGATCATCCTCTGCTACGCCGTCGCCGCCGCGTTCCTGGTGCTGCTGGGCGTCGCACTGAAGTTGATGACCGGGCTGAGCCTGTGGAAGTTCGTCCGCTACACGCGGGCGGAGATGCTGCTCGCGCTGGGCACCGCGTCCAGCGAGTCCGTGATGCCGCGCATGATGCAGAAGCTGCGCCAGGCCGGAGCCCGCGACGACGCCGTGGGTCTGGTGTTGCCCACCGGGTACTCCTTCAACCTCGACGGCGCGTCCATCTACCTGTCCATCGGCACCCTGTTCATCGCGCAGGCCGTGGGAGTGGACCTCAGTCTCAGTCAGCAGGTCACCGTCGTCCTGGTCCTGATGCTGACCAGCAAGGGCATGGCGGGCATCCCCGGTTCGGCGTTCCTCGCGCTGTCGGCGACCGCCTCCTCGCTCGGTGCCATCCCGGCCGGCGCCGTCGCCCTGCTCCTCGGCGTCGACCGCATCATGGACTCGATGCGCGTCGTCACCAACCTCCTCGGCAACTGTGTCGCCGTCTTCGCGGTGTCGAAGTGGGAGGGCGCGCTGGACACCGACCGGGCGAAGAAGATGCTCGACGGTGAGATCGAGTTCGTGGAGGAAGAGGACGAGCCCGGGAAGCCTCCCGCGAAGGCGGAGGGTGACGCGGAGGGCGAGGCCGAGGGCACTCACTCGGAGGCAGGGGTTCCCGCTCTCTCCAAGGGGGAGACCAAGGAGGCCGCGTCCGGAGTGAGTTGA
- a CDS encoding MarR family winged helix-turn-helix transcriptional regulator, with the protein MTDPDAGGLLAEQLLRLTRRVHRIQKRHLQQSGLEITPAQSRLLRTLAHYDTPPRMADLAERLEVVPRAVTTLVDALEESGRVRRAPDPTNRRVIRIEVTDEGLKVLRELHHARRSAAEEILAPLSDGQRSVLEGLLDTLVDGTPTAERRC; encoded by the coding sequence ATGACCGACCCCGATGCCGGCGGACTGCTCGCCGAGCAACTGCTGCGGCTCACCCGCCGCGTGCACCGCATCCAGAAGCGCCACCTCCAGCAGAGCGGGTTGGAGATCACCCCGGCGCAGTCGCGACTGCTGCGCACCCTCGCCCACTACGACACGCCGCCGAGGATGGCCGATCTGGCGGAGCGCCTGGAGGTCGTGCCCCGGGCCGTGACGACGCTGGTCGACGCGCTAGAGGAGAGCGGGCGGGTGCGCCGGGCGCCCGACCCCACCAACCGGCGGGTGATCCGGATAGAGGTCACGGACGAGGGCCTCAAGGTCCTGCGGGAGCTGCACCACGCGCGCCGCTCGGCGGCGGAGGAGATCCTGGCACCGCTGTCGGACGGTCAGCGGAGCGTACTCGAAGGCTTGCTCGACACGCTGGTCGACGGGACGCCGACGGCGGAGCGACGCTGCTGA
- a CDS encoding ABC transporter ATP-binding protein: MHPHPEPTRAPSADTGEQPRQVRRILKLFRPYRGRLAIVGLLVGAASLASVATPFLLKEILDTAIPEGRTGLLSLLALGMILSAVLTSIFGVLQTLISTTVGQRVMHDLRTAVYGRLQRMSLAFFTRTRTGEVQSRIANDIGGMQATVTSTATSLVSNTTSVVATVVAMVALDWRLTVVTLLLLPLFVWISRRVGDERKKITTQRQNQMAAMAATVTESLSVSGILLGRTMGRADSLTKSFAEESEGLVDLEVRANMAGRWRMAIITVVMAAMPAVIYWTAGVALQLGGPSVSVGTLVAFVSLQQNLFRPTVSLLSTGVQIQASLALFQRIFEYLDLPIDITEAERPVHLDRIKGELRFEKVEFRYDADSTDSAGSPGENGGPGETGGPGGGARSRPILDGIDLSVPAGGSLAVVGPTGAGKSTLGWLVPRLYDVTGGRVTLDGVDVRDLDFDTLARGIGVVSQETYLFHASVADNLRFAKPDATDEELHAAARAAQIHDHIAALPDGYDTVVGERGHRFSGGEKQRLAIARTILRDPPVLILDEATSALDTRTEHAVQEAIDALSANRTTVTIAHRLSTIRGADQIVVLDSGRAVERGTHEELLESGGRYAALVRRDARLKPGRDVAKVPKLEPTR, from the coding sequence ATGCATCCCCATCCCGAACCCACCCGGGCGCCCTCCGCCGACACGGGTGAACAGCCCCGACAGGTGCGTCGCATCCTGAAGCTCTTCCGCCCTTATCGCGGTCGGCTCGCGATCGTCGGCCTCCTCGTCGGCGCCGCGTCACTCGCGTCGGTCGCCACGCCCTTCCTCCTCAAGGAGATCCTCGACACCGCCATCCCCGAGGGGCGCACCGGGCTGCTGAGTCTGCTGGCCCTCGGCATGATCCTCAGCGCAGTCCTGACCAGCATCTTCGGTGTCCTGCAGACGCTGATCTCCACCACTGTCGGCCAGCGTGTCATGCACGATCTGCGCACCGCCGTCTACGGTCGACTGCAGCGGATGTCGCTCGCCTTCTTCACCCGGACCAGGACCGGCGAGGTCCAGTCCCGGATCGCCAACGACATCGGCGGCATGCAGGCGACCGTCACCTCCACGGCCACCTCCCTGGTGTCCAACACCACCAGCGTGGTCGCCACGGTCGTCGCGATGGTCGCTCTGGACTGGCGGCTCACCGTGGTCACCCTGCTCCTGCTGCCGCTCTTCGTGTGGATAAGCCGCCGGGTCGGCGACGAGCGCAAGAAGATCACCACCCAGCGGCAGAACCAGATGGCCGCCATGGCCGCGACGGTGACCGAGTCGCTCTCCGTCAGCGGCATCCTGCTCGGGCGCACCATGGGCCGCGCCGACTCGCTCACCAAGTCCTTCGCCGAGGAGTCCGAGGGGCTCGTCGACCTGGAGGTCAGGGCCAACATGGCGGGGCGCTGGCGCATGGCCATCATCACCGTCGTCATGGCCGCCATGCCCGCCGTCATCTACTGGACCGCCGGCGTCGCGCTCCAACTCGGCGGCCCGTCCGTCTCCGTCGGCACGCTCGTCGCCTTCGTGTCGCTGCAGCAGAACCTGTTCCGGCCGACCGTGAGCCTGCTGTCCACGGGTGTCCAGATCCAGGCCTCGCTCGCCCTCTTCCAGCGCATCTTCGAGTACCTCGACCTGCCGATCGACATCACCGAGGCCGAGCGCCCGGTCCACCTCGACCGCATCAAGGGCGAACTCCGCTTCGAGAAGGTCGAGTTCCGCTACGACGCGGACAGCACCGACAGTGCCGGCAGTCCCGGCGAGAACGGTGGCCCCGGCGAGACCGGTGGCCCCGGCGGGGGCGCGAGGTCGCGCCCGATCCTCGACGGCATCGACCTGAGCGTTCCGGCCGGCGGCAGCCTCGCCGTCGTCGGGCCGACCGGCGCCGGCAAGTCCACGCTCGGCTGGCTGGTGCCGAGGCTGTACGACGTCACGGGTGGCCGGGTCACCCTCGACGGCGTCGACGTGCGCGACCTGGACTTCGACACCCTGGCGCGGGGCATCGGCGTCGTCTCGCAGGAGACGTACCTCTTCCATGCCTCGGTCGCCGACAACTTGCGCTTCGCGAAACCGGACGCCACCGACGAGGAACTGCACGCGGCCGCGCGGGCGGCCCAGATCCACGACCACATCGCGGCCCTGCCCGACGGTTACGACACCGTCGTCGGTGAGCGCGGACACCGCTTCTCCGGCGGGGAGAAGCAGCGTCTCGCCATCGCCCGCACCATTCTGCGCGATCCCCCGGTCCTCATCCTCGACGAGGCGACCAGCGCCCTCGACACCCGTACCGAGCACGCGGTGCAGGAGGCCATCGACGCGCTCTCCGCGAACCGCACCACCGTCACCATCGCGCACCGGCTCTCCACCATCCGCGGCGCCGACCAGATCGTCGTGCTCGACTCCGGGCGTGCCGTCGAGCGCGGTACGCACGAGGAACTGCTGGAGAGCGGTGGGCGGTACGCGGCGCTGGTCCGGCGGGACGCGCGGCTGAAGCCCGGTCGGGACGTGGCCAAGGTGCCGAAACTGGAGCCGACAAGATGA